A window of Gammaproteobacteria bacterium contains these coding sequences:
- a CDS encoding response regulator transcription factor: protein MDILILEDHIGAQKWLSDAVHMAFGDETQITIADTIELVCSILNKQVFDLFLIDLHLPDGSGNEALIYAKKRHPDMLAVITTIYSDDDHLFPALSAGASGYLLKDDKKEDIAAMLAGILNGTPPLSPEIAQRLMAHFKQTPNPDIDEEEIPRLTKREQESLRYIVKGFSIKECAEIMEISPHTVSGYIKDIYKKLQVSSRAEVTSEAVRLGLV from the coding sequence ATGGACATTTTAATATTAGAGGATCATATCGGAGCACAAAAATGGTTATCGGATGCCGTCCACATGGCCTTTGGTGATGAAACACAGATTACCATAGCCGATACCATTGAACTGGTGTGCTCCATCCTGAACAAACAGGTCTTTGATCTATTTTTGATTGATCTGCACCTGCCCGATGGTTCAGGCAATGAGGCCTTAATCTACGCCAAAAAACGCCATCCGGATATGCTCGCCGTCATAACAACTATTTATTCTGATGATGATCACTTATTTCCTGCACTCAGCGCCGGTGCATCCGGTTATTTATTAAAGGATGACAAGAAAGAAGATATTGCTGCAATGCTGGCTGGCATACTGAATGGCACCCCGCCACTATCACCAGAGATTGCCCAACGACTGATGGCACATTTTAAACAAACACCCAACCCCGATATCGACGAAGAAGAGATACCTCGACTCACCAAGCGAGAACAGGAATCACTACGGTATATTGTAAAAGGATTTAGCATCAAGGAATGCGCCGAAATCATGGAGATCAGCCCACATACTGTATCCGGTTACATCAAAGACATTTATAAAAAACTACAGGTCTCCTCACGTGCCGAAGTGACATCAGAGGCTGTTCGCTTAGGATTGGTTTGA